ACAATTCTGGCAAGAAACAAAAAAGCTACTCACGATTATGAAATATTAGAAACCTTCGAGGCAGGGATTTCTTTGTTAGGTACCGAGGTGAAATCCTGCAAGGCAAGAAAAATTAATTTCAAAGATAGTTTCTGTAAAATAGAAAACGGAGAATTGATTTTATACAATATTCACATTAGTCCCTATTCAGGGGCATCTATATTCAATCATGATCCAGAAAGACCTAGGAAACTTTTGCTTCATAAAAAAGAAATAAGGCGCTTGCAATCTAAAGTTAAACAGGAAGGTTTGACGATAATTCCGCTCGAATTCTATGTTAACAATAAAGGACTGATAAAGGTTAAAATCGCTTTGGCTAAAGGATTAAAAAAATACGATAAGCGCGAAAAGATTGCAGAAAAAGAGTATGAAAGGAGAATTAGAAAACAACAAAAATATGAAAATATCTGAAAAAATTTCACCAGCAATATCAATTAAGGGTTTAACAAAAAGATTTGGGAAAACGGTTGCGGTTGATAATGTTGATCTAGAAATTAATGAAGGAGAGATTTTTGGACTTATAGGTCCCAATGGTGCAGGCAAATCTACCATTATGAAGACTATTTCCACGCTTTTAAATCCTTCACAAGGAAAGGTGGAAATACTTGGAAAAGATCTTTCCAAAAACAAACAAAACCTTAGAAAGGTGATTTCTTTAGTCTCTGATTATTCTGTATTGGAAAATGATTTAACCCCTTATGAAAACCTAAAATTATTTTCTTTAGCTTCAAATATCGAAGACAGTGATAAAAAAATTAACGAGTTTTTGCATAGTTTTGGATTGGAAAAATATAAAAACAAATTAACTAAAAACCTTTCTTCTGGAAACAAACAGAAGTTGAATATAGCTAGGGCATTATTAAAATCCCCAAAAATACTTTTGTTAGATGAACCAACGAATGCCATAGATGTAGAATCCTCAAGGTTTATAAGGCGTTATATATTAAACGAAAACATCAAAAATGGAACAACAATAGTGATAACTTCCCATTATCTATGGGAAGTTGAACAATTAGCTACAAGTGTAGGGATAATCATAGATGGAAAAATTGTTATTAAAGACAATATAGAAAATATTTACAAAAGATTTGATTCTATAATTAATATTTACGAGCTCACTTTCGATGAAAAAGACCATGAAAAAATATTAACCTATTTAAAAGATCTCTCGGATGTTTTGGCAATAAAACCCGTATCCAAAGAAAAAGTAATAATCGATTCGAAAGATAATTCATTTACAATGAATAATTTCAGCGTCTCGATTAGAAAATTACGTCCAACTCTGGAAGACATATATTCTTATATAATATCAACCCCAAATCAACCATTGAAAACAAATACTTAAGGTGATAAGTTTGCTATTAAGACTCGAAAATGTCTCACATAATTTCGGTGAATTTTACCTCTTTTATGATGTCGACTTGGTTATAAATCAAAACGATAGGATCGCTTTAATAGGTAAAAACGGAGCCGGAAAAACTACTTTATTGAATATTATTTCAGGAAATATTGAGCCTATTGAAGGACGAGTGCTCAAGAAAAATGATTTAAATATATCTCTTTTAAAGCAATATAGATTAGATTTAAATAAAACAGATCCTACTTTGTATGACTTTTTAAAGGAAAGTGTCTCAAAAATTACACCTGAACACATAGTCGATAAGAACGTTAGGAGTTTGGTAGTGGGACTTGGTTTCGAAGAAGGCCAATGGGATAGAAATGTTTCTGGTTTAAGTGGTGGTGAATTGACTAGATTATCCCTCGGAAAAACTCTTTCTGAAAAAAGCGATTTATTACTTCTTGACGAACCTACTAACCATCTGGATCTCTACTCTATTGATTGGTTAATCAACTATCTCAAAAATTACAAAGGTGCAATGGTTATCGTATCCCACGACAGGACATTTTTAAAACAGTTGTGTAACAAATATTGGGAAATAAACAATTCAAAGATTTGGGAATTCAAAGGAACCTACAAAGAATACATCCAATCACGTGAAATTTATATAAATTCAGTAAATTCAAGAAAACAGAACGTAGAAAAAGAAATAGAAAGACTCGAAAAAATGATAAAGCGTTACCGAAGTTGGGGAACAGAAAAAATGGTCAGGCAGGCAGTAATCCGTGAAAGAAAATTGGAAGAGTTGAAAAATGAACTCCAAGAGATTCAAAACATCGAAGAAGAAAAAGGTATAGACGTAAAGATCCCCCAACCCACAAAAACTGGTTACAAGGTAGTAGAGGTTAAAGACCTATCTTTTTCATACAACGAAGAACAAGAATTACTAGAAAACATCTCTTTTGAACTCTACGAAGAAGAAAAATTAGCTATATTAGGAAAAAATGGTTGCGGAAAGAGCACTTTATTAAAATTATTGATAGGTGAATTAGAAAATCATGAAGGGAACATTGAATGGGGATACAATATCAAAATCGGATATTTAGATCAAGTTATATCTAATCTCTCTCAAGAATCTGACGTGTTGAATGAAACGTGGGAATTGGTAAAGGATTGGAAAGATTTCGAAGTAAGAAAGTATCTTGGAAGATTTGGATTCTATTCTAGTGAAGTGTTCAAAAAAGTAAGCGAACTCTCTGGGGGAGAACTCACCAGATTGGCATTAGCTAAAATTTTACTTGAGAAACCAAACGTTTTGATATTGGATGAACCTACCAACCATTTGGATATCCTAACAATTGAAAGTTTGGAACAAGCACTCAAAGAGTACACAGGAGCCATCATCTTTGTCTCACATGACCAATCTTTTATTGAAAACATCGCCAACAAATTTCTTTTAATAGACAACGGGGAATCCAAAATATCTGAAAATATTCAATCTCTTTTAGAAGAAATAAAAAATAACTCTTTTAAAATAAAAAAAGAAAAAAAAGTAAACAAAGAATACGAACAAAATAAAAAAAGAAAAAACAGAATAAAAACTTTAAACAATGAAATTTCAAGAATCAGGGCGGAATCGGAACTGTTATTTGAAAAGTTAGATTCAGTTGAAGCTAAACTTTTTGAGTATGGAGACGATTATAATAAGGTGTTAGAATTAATTGAAGAAAAAAACAAATTAGAAAAGGAACTTACAAAACTACAAAAACTGGAAAGTAAATATGTAGAAGAATTAAATCAACATACTAAAATCTCAAACAATAATTACGGAGGATAATTATGAAAGGCATATATTCAGATCAAACTAACTCCTATTTTTATCCCGAGGAGCCAAGCATAGATGACAAGGTAACGATTAAACTAAGAATTCCAAAATACTTAGGTAAAAGTATTGGAAGTGTTATCTTTACTCCTCAAAAAAATTTAAAAAATTATCAACATAAACCAATGCAACTCTCAAAAGAAACTACTTACTTTTATTTTTTTGAAAGTACTTTCAAAATGCCAGATAGAATTGTTAGGTACCATTTCGAAATAGATTTAATAGAAAAGGGCAAAAAAGTGTTCTATGACGCTATGGGTATTGTAGAAAATCGTGCTATTCATGACTTTGTACTCGTCGCAGATTTTAAAACTCCAAAATGGTCCCATGGTTCTATATATTATCAAATATTTGTTGATCGATTCAAAAACGGAGATGAAACAAATGATCCAGTATCCCATGAGTATCAATACGATGGTCAAGAAGTTTTAAAAAAAGATTGGAACTCACTGCCAGATCCTAAAAATGGTCATAGGGAGTTTTATGGCGGAGATTTACAAGGAGTTTTAGAAAAGATTGATTACTTAAAAGATTTAGGAGTGGAAACGATTTACCTAAACCCTATCTTTGTTTCTCCAAGTCCGCACAAATATGATACTCAAGATTACGAACATGTAGACCCTCATTTTGGGGTTATAGAGGAAGATTCGGAAGATCTGAACGAAAAGTACAAAGTCAGAACTACATCTATAAAGAACCTTGAAAAAAGCGATGAAATTCTAAAGCTTTTGATTCAAAAAGCCCATGAAAAAGATATAAAAATTATTTTAGATGGTGTTTTCAACCATTGTGGTTCTTTTCATAAATGGATAGACGAAATGGATTTATATGGTGAAGGTAGTCTACATAGGGAGGATTCCCCTTACAAAAGTTATTTTTATTGGGACAGTGCTCAAAATAACTATGAGGGATGGTGGGGCTTTCACACCCTACCAAAATTGAATTATGGAAATATTAGTTTATGGAAATACATAGCGGATATTGGGAAAAAATGGGTTAGCGAACCTTTCAATGCAGATGGATGGAGACTCGATGTTGCAGATGATTTAGGTAAATCTTTTGAGATGAATACAGCCTTTTGGAGATTCTTCTACAAAGTTGTAAAAAAGTCAAATCCTGAATCTATAATATTTGCAGAAATTTATAAATCACCTCTTGCTTGGTTAGAAAGAAAATGTTGGGATTCTATAATGAATTATATAACCTGTATGGATCCCGTTAGTTATTTTCTTACAGGCATGGAAAAACACAACGAGAATCACAAACCTGAGCTCTTTAAAAATGCTGAGTATTTCGTTAACTCAGTGAGATGGTCTTTATCTCAATTACCTATGAATAGTAAATTTATTGCATTAAACCAACTAAGCAACCATGATCATTCTAGATGGATGACAAGAACTACACAAAAAGTCGGAAGATTGGGACCGCAAACTCATGAAGAAGCTTCCCTTGGAAAGGATTTAGATGTTTTCAAAATAGGATTAGTCACAATGTTTACTCTTCCAGGATCACCAGGATTATTCTACGGTGATGAAATAGGTTTGGAAGGTTGGACAGACCCAGATAATAGGAGACCTTACCCTTGGGGAAAAGAAAGTGAAGAAAATAAAATGTTGTTTAATTTCACAAAAGAATTAATTAAAATGTACAAAGAGCATCCTGCATTGAGAAAGGGATCTTTTGATTTTCTTGATTGGAATAGTGGATACGTATCTTACGCTTCATGGAATGAAAGTGAAAATATAGTCACCATTATAAATAGAGAAGAAAAAGAGATCGATGTTGAACTGCCATTATGGCTACTCGATAAAAAAGAAGGCAATATAACTCTTTTATTCTCAACAAAAGATTTCACTTTAGAAGATAATTCTTATAATGATGGCAAAAAATCTCTGAAAATCCCAGAGAAAACTGCCCTTGTATTTAAAATTAATTGATTCGCTTTAGTTACATATATGGCTTTTTTCTAATGTTCTGTTATCTCACCCTTTAAAATATTAATTCCGTGTGGGATAAGATCCTTAACAGCTTCAAAACATTCTTTAACCGCCTTAGTACTACCTGGAAAATTGATGATTAGAGTAAATTTTCTAATGCCACAAACTCCTCTAGAAAGATATGCCATTGGGGTATTCTCCCCTGTGGCATATCTGATTTTTTCCGGAATTCCTGGAACCTCTTTTTCGATAATGTTTTTCGTAGCCTCGGGTGTAACATCTCTTGGAGCAAAACCCGTTCCTCCTGTTGTGAGTATTAAGTCTGCAATATTATTGTCGGCTACTTCTTTTAATTTTTGTTCTATTTCTTCTTTTTCATCTGGAATTATTAGGTAAAGAGTTTTAATCCAACCTTCCTCTTCAACCATCTTTATTAGTAATTCACCACTTTTGTCTTGTCTTAAACCCTTTGATCCTTTATCACTTATTGTTATTATTGCTACTTTAATCATTACTTCCCCTCCTACTCTGATACAATCGTTAATTTATCACCCGGAATCACGATGCCTCCTTCTAAAACTTTGGCGAAGATCCCCTCTGTCAGCATTATATTATCAGGATTGAATTCTCCTGCTTTCCCTATTTCGGTAATTTCGAGTAATACACTTTCACCTACTCTAAATTTGGTTCCCACAGGGTATTTATATAACTCTATCCCTTCTATGGTTATATTCTGTGCGAAGTTGCAATATCCATCTTTTAAATTTAAATTCTTTTCTTTCACTATCTTTTCAAGGCTTTCTATGCCCAACAGACTGACTTGCCTATGACTTTTTCCTGCATGATAGTCACCCTCAACGCCATAATTAGTTATAATGTTTATTTTATCTTGTACTTTTTTGAGCATTCCTCTTTTTTCACATTTACAAACTTTGACTACTTTACCTTCTCTACTCATCGTTTTCTCTAACATAAGTTCCACTTTTACCTCCAGTCTTTTTGAGTAATTTTATATTTTTAATCACCATATCTTTATCTACAGCCTTACACATATCGTACACAGTTAAAGCCGCTATTGAAACACCAGTAAATGCTTCCATTTCAACCCCCGTTTTGCCTGTTGTCCTCACCGTTGCGTAGATACCTAAAGTTGTGGCATTTTCAAATTCAAATTTTATATCTATGCCGGTTATCAACAAAGGGTGACACATTGGGATTAACTCAGCTGTTTTCTTAACACCCATAATTCCAGCCACTCTTGCAGTTTCTAAAACAGCTCCTTTTTCTATCTGACCATTCTTTATCCTTTCAAGGGTTGATTCTTTTAGCTTTATCTGTCCATAGGCTATAGCTTCTCTTTTGGTTTCACCTTTATCTGTAACGTCAACCATCTTTGCTCTACCTTTTTCGTCTATATGGGTAAATTCTTTCATACCTATCCTCCAATTTGAGACATATTTTTCTTTGGGAAGAAATTATTTTTGTAAAAGTTGTGACTAATAGGTTTAAGAAGAAGAGCTTTTTCAAACTTTTCTCTCACACCTTCTGTAGAAATCTTCCCATCTTCATCGCGCATATTTACTTCAACATCGCTGGCAAGACAAGGCCTCAAAAATCCATCAGCGG
This genomic window from Petrotoga mexicana DSM 14811 contains:
- the smpB gene encoding SsrA-binding protein SmpB, with translation MTILARNKKATHDYEILETFEAGISLLGTEVKSCKARKINFKDSFCKIENGELILYNIHISPYSGASIFNHDPERPRKLLLHKKEIRRLQSKVKQEGLTIIPLEFYVNNKGLIKVKIALAKGLKKYDKREKIAEKEYERRIRKQQKYENI
- a CDS encoding ABC transporter ATP-binding protein; amino-acid sequence: MKGELENNKNMKISEKISPAISIKGLTKRFGKTVAVDNVDLEINEGEIFGLIGPNGAGKSTIMKTISTLLNPSQGKVEILGKDLSKNKQNLRKVISLVSDYSVLENDLTPYENLKLFSLASNIEDSDKKINEFLHSFGLEKYKNKLTKNLSSGNKQKLNIARALLKSPKILLLDEPTNAIDVESSRFIRRYILNENIKNGTTIVITSHYLWEVEQLATSVGIIIDGKIVIKDNIENIYKRFDSIINIYELTFDEKDHEKILTYLKDLSDVLAIKPVSKEKVIIDSKDNSFTMNNFSVSIRKLRPTLEDIYSYIISTPNQPLKTNT
- the abc-f gene encoding ribosomal protection-like ABC-F family protein, producing the protein MISLLLRLENVSHNFGEFYLFYDVDLVINQNDRIALIGKNGAGKTTLLNIISGNIEPIEGRVLKKNDLNISLLKQYRLDLNKTDPTLYDFLKESVSKITPEHIVDKNVRSLVVGLGFEEGQWDRNVSGLSGGELTRLSLGKTLSEKSDLLLLDEPTNHLDLYSIDWLINYLKNYKGAMVIVSHDRTFLKQLCNKYWEINNSKIWEFKGTYKEYIQSREIYINSVNSRKQNVEKEIERLEKMIKRYRSWGTEKMVRQAVIRERKLEELKNELQEIQNIEEEKGIDVKIPQPTKTGYKVVEVKDLSFSYNEEQELLENISFELYEEEKLAILGKNGCGKSTLLKLLIGELENHEGNIEWGYNIKIGYLDQVISNLSQESDVLNETWELVKDWKDFEVRKYLGRFGFYSSEVFKKVSELSGGELTRLALAKILLEKPNVLILDEPTNHLDILTIESLEQALKEYTGAIIFVSHDQSFIENIANKFLLIDNGESKISENIQSLLEEIKNNSFKIKKEKKVNKEYEQNKKRKNRIKTLNNEISRIRAESELLFEKLDSVEAKLFEYGDDYNKVLELIEEKNKLEKELTKLQKLESKYVEELNQHTKISNNNYGG
- a CDS encoding glycoside hydrolase family 13 protein, yielding MKGIYSDQTNSYFYPEEPSIDDKVTIKLRIPKYLGKSIGSVIFTPQKNLKNYQHKPMQLSKETTYFYFFESTFKMPDRIVRYHFEIDLIEKGKKVFYDAMGIVENRAIHDFVLVADFKTPKWSHGSIYYQIFVDRFKNGDETNDPVSHEYQYDGQEVLKKDWNSLPDPKNGHREFYGGDLQGVLEKIDYLKDLGVETIYLNPIFVSPSPHKYDTQDYEHVDPHFGVIEEDSEDLNEKYKVRTTSIKNLEKSDEILKLLIQKAHEKDIKIILDGVFNHCGSFHKWIDEMDLYGEGSLHREDSPYKSYFYWDSAQNNYEGWWGFHTLPKLNYGNISLWKYIADIGKKWVSEPFNADGWRLDVADDLGKSFEMNTAFWRFFYKVVKKSNPESIIFAEIYKSPLAWLERKCWDSIMNYITCMDPVSYFLTGMEKHNENHKPELFKNAEYFVNSVRWSLSQLPMNSKFIALNQLSNHDHSRWMTRTTQKVGRLGPQTHEEASLGKDLDVFKIGLVTMFTLPGSPGLFYGDEIGLEGWTDPDNRRPYPWGKESEENKMLFNFTKELIKMYKEHPALRKGSFDFLDWNSGYVSYASWNESENIVTIINREEKEIDVELPLWLLDKKEGNITLLFSTKDFTLEDNSYNDGKKSLKIPEKTALVFKIN
- a CDS encoding MogA/MoaB family molybdenum cofactor biosynthesis protein, whose translation is MIKVAIITISDKGSKGLRQDKSGELLIKMVEEEGWIKTLYLIIPDEKEEIEQKLKEVADNNIADLILTTGGTGFAPRDVTPEATKNIIEKEVPGIPEKIRYATGENTPMAYLSRGVCGIRKFTLIINFPGSTKAVKECFEAVKDLIPHGINILKGEITEH
- a CDS encoding MOSC domain-containing protein; translated protein: MLEKTMSREGKVVKVCKCEKRGMLKKVQDKINIITNYGVEGDYHAGKSHRQVSLLGIESLEKIVKEKNLNLKDGYCNFAQNITIEGIELYKYPVGTKFRVGESVLLEITEIGKAGEFNPDNIMLTEGIFAKVLEGGIVIPGDKLTIVSE
- the moaC gene encoding cyclic pyranopterin monophosphate synthase MoaC, whose product is MKEFTHIDEKGRAKMVDVTDKGETKREAIAYGQIKLKESTLERIKNGQIEKGAVLETARVAGIMGVKKTAELIPMCHPLLITGIDIKFEFENATTLGIYATVRTTGKTGVEMEAFTGVSIAALTVYDMCKAVDKDMVIKNIKLLKKTGGKSGTYVRENDE